In the Colius striatus isolate bColStr4 chromosome 3, bColStr4.1.hap1, whole genome shotgun sequence genome, GTTCTGTCTTCCTTTTTGGTAATCAGATCCTGATTAAGAGTTGGAATTAGTACCCAGAAGAACACTAGGctttcccagctcagctcctttCCACCATGTAGGGCAAGCAACAAATGATTCACTGGGTTTACAGTGTTgttacaacaacaacaaaaatatctaaatacCTATCCATCACTTTAGGAAAGTAACCGACTGCTTGCTTGTAATAAAGAACATACGATAATGGCAAAGCATTTTATGTGCTAAATAAAGTGATTACTTGATTTAGCTCAGACAAGACCCTCTCCCAGTGACTTCTCGGGGCTAAAAACTGGGCAAGGAGGGGTCCCTGTCTggtcctgcagctggaggaCTGAAAGAGCTCTGGGCAGGTCAGAGAGGTATAATGATGCTTGGAGGCATCACCCCGGGCACAACTGGACACCGAAGTAGCATGGTTCAGCAAGCTGTAGTTTGGGTCCCCGTTTCATCAGCTTGAAGAATGTCAGACCCTACTGTACCAAATCATTTTGGACCTTCTAATTTCACGTGTTCTCATTTTGAGGGTTTGCTcgggatttttttgtgtgttttggggtttttttttctttctttttcagataaGCTGGGACCATTCCAGCTAATATGAATTTCAGAAGCACAACTGCTCCAGCACTTAACACCTCGAACGAACGAATAACTACAGGATTTTCTGATAACGTTCCTTCTTTATACCTCCTCAGTCAGTCAGTCAATCCATCTTTTTTCGCCTTCACTCTGTGTGACTGGTGTCTCCATCCCAAATTCAGCCCGTCCTTGCCTCTGCCTCTCTGCCCCCACCGCCTCCCTGTCTGCGGGAGCTCCCTCCGCATCCCCTGCCGCCCTCCGAGGCTCCGCGGGCTCCCGTCGGGGCCTGGCGGGGTTTTCGTGGAGCTGCTCCTCTTAGGCGGCTTTTCCTCCCTCAGGCGGCTACTCACCCTCTGTTTGCCCCGTCCCGCAGCCCGGCTGATcgctccccctctcctcctgtACCCTTCCCTCGTTAGGCGGCTACTCTCTTCTATGATTTAACTTGTCAGTCGCTTGCAAAGAGGCGATGAAGCTCTTAAGATGAGACCTAGTGAAACTGATGAAATGCAGCCGGGCAGAAAGGAGCAGTCTCCGGCTGCAGCACCCGCTTGTGCTCAAGGAAGAGTTTTGGTTACGACGTTTTCAGGCTGTGGTTTGTTCACTCCGTTAGAGAAGTTTGTTACCGGTATGGTTTTGATTCCCCTCACTGCCCAGGGAACCCAGGGTGCCCCGCCGGCTACCcggcacagcacagcccccgCTGCCGACTGGGGAATTTTGCCTGCCCGCGACTATtcttaggaaaaacaaaaagcctgaGTATAGAAAAGGAATTAAATAgcgatattttctttttttcttttttttttcttttttttttttttttctgggtgaCGCCCACAGAAAGGAGATAATGTTGATGGCTGCTTTTGAATACGAACTATTTCTCTAGCAGGGGTCAGGTCTTTTGATGCCATCCCACCTCTAATGCTCGTTTTAAGGAAATAAGTTGCCCGAGGTGGCCCCCAAATAAATGCCCTTCTCCAAGATGCCACCCGTTCGTGAcagaaggagggaaagaagaagCGGTTTGTGCCGGAGGGactgatttattttgctttccctaaaaaacaaacccagaggTTCTGAGAGGTGAACCTTCTCTTCCGCCTGGGAGGGGGTGCGGAGTGGGAGGCATGGCCTGTGCCCACTGCCTGACGGCCATCGGACCCGGAGTGAAGAGAGCATCGCCGCGGCACCTCCGGGTGTCCGACGTAGCCCCGACTGGTACCGCAGTCGGAGGCGAGGGGCGGCCGGATTCGCCACCGCGGGCTCACGCCCCGGTTTCTCCCGCCGCCAGCGCGGAGACTCAGCTGAAGCTGTCGTCGCTGCCGGTGGCCTGCCCTAGCAAAGCTCCCTCGGGGCCATCCGAGAAAGGATGCAGCGGGACTGGTGCGGCGGGGAAGCTCTTATTCTCCCCCGCCCGAGCCACACCAGTGCAGACCCCGGCCATCGCACCGTCTCCTCTGCAGGTGGGAGGAAAAGTGGACCCCCTGGGTGCTGGCCTCTCAGAGGGGCGGCTCCGCGCCTGCCTCTACGCTCCCAAACCTGGGTTAATTTTTCTCCTCcacaattaaaatgtaaatgaatgGCTTTCAGAGACCGGCTGCCCTCTCCCCACGCCCGCTGCCCCAGCCGAGCCCCAGTGCTCgcggcgctgcggagccggcgGTGTAGGGCTGACGGGGCCGAGCGCTCTCTGTCTCCGCTGAAACCGACAGCAAAGGGTTTCGTTTGATTTTAGTTtcgggattaaaaaaaaaaaaaatcaagcctgAAGACTTAAACTCGAGCTCCTCGGCTGTGCCGTTTCCGCTGCTGTGCAAAAGTTAAGACAAGACAAGGTCCTGCTCTACGTATGCCCTTTCTCCAAACGTATTTTATCGCGGCTTTGCAAATGAAACTAAAAGAATTCGGAGCAACAGGGGATAtttagaaacagaaggaaacacCGCCGCAGGTCGAGGATCAGCATGCTTCTGCTTTATCTAAGGTGCGCaattaaaagaagataaaatcgCAATTTCACACCAACCCTTTTCCTCAAGCTGCAGGAAATAAGAGTTCCCCATAGGCACACGCAGTCGGGCATACAGGGCACAGAATAAAAATTGTTTAGGGCGATTCTGCATCGCTCTCCTCTCTGTGGGACACTCTTTGGGGCGCCACATGAgattttttcctctgcagtcCCAGGCAATGGAAAGAGCAGCCAGTGTCGGCAGGGCTCGTTACCACCGGCTTCAGATCTACATCAGCCGGTACTAGAGCAGGACGACCGGGGGCCCTGTGGAATTGACACGGTGTTCCGACGTGCAGAGGGAAAGCACCTACGAGGGTTCAAAAGCAAGCGGGTGGGTTGGATCGGGCCGCACGGCGGGTCGGGTGGCAGCGGCCGCACGGAGGGCAGGCCCGGCCGGAACTAGAGTGGTTTCGCTCCCCAGAGTGTTCCCGGGGCAGAGACGGTACGaggaacagagagaaagagaaaaacaaaaagaaaaagaaagaaaagaaagaatcagATCAGAGAGGGACTGGGGGATgtgagaagagaagagaagagaagagaagagaagagaagagaagagaagagaagagaagagaagagaagagaagagaaaagccaATAATACAATGAGataaggaaaaagggaaaagaaaaagaaaaatcttgaagagaaaggtgaaaaggaaaaacacggaaaaaggcaaaggaatgtaaaaatgaaataaagaatcAGAGGAAAAAGGTGAGGAAACGTCAGGAGcggaaggaaaaaggaagggaaaaataaaaagggaagaaaaggggaaaagagaaaggaaaaagaaaggcaaaaagggaaagaaaaatgagagaaaaatggaaggaaaaataggaaagaaagaaaaaaaggaaagaggaagaaaaatgagaggaaaaaagtcgAGGATAAGAgtggaaaatgaaaggaaagaaagaagcgGTGTGCAAGGCGAGCGCGAAGttggcggcgcggcgggcgcggcgcggTGGGCAGGGccggccgccgccccgcccccggccgccgccggccgTGCCCCCGCTAaaggaggcagggagaggggcgGCGCGGCAGTGCGCCCCGAGCCGCGCCCGTAGCCCCGACAGCCGCACCGGCGGGCAGCCCGCGGGATCAGCGCCGATAGGGATGCGGGGCACCGGGCAAGAGTCCAAAGTGGCGAGCGCTAACCCTGCGCCGCTGTGAACCCCCAGCTCCTCGCGGGCGCAGATAAAGAAGATATATACGTGTATCCGCACGGACCCTGCGCACATACACGTATATATACAGACTCGCCGACAGCAGCACCACTTTTCTTTCCGGGAGCGGCCGCCGAGGCGCAGCCCTGATgcccggcggggcggcgcggccgccGCTCGCGCGCATAGCTTCTCGCTAGACGCGGCGGTTCTCGCGGGCTGGATGCGCGGCGCCGGTGCGGGCGGCACCCCCGGGCCGGCCGCCGGGGCCTCGAGGCGCTAGGGGCCGGCCGggccccccgccccggcccggcgacgacggcggcggcgcggggatGCTGGCACTGGGGCAGATGGACGGCGCGCCCCGGCAGGGAGCCTTCCTGCTGGGCAGCCCGCCGCTGGCCGCCCTGCACAGCATGGCCGAAATGAAGGCACCTCTGTACTCCGCGTACCCTCTGCCCGCCGGgcccgcctcctcctcctccgcctCCGCCTCACCCGTCTCCGCCTCGCCCTCGCCGCCGCTCGGCTCCCCCGGCCTCAAGGCACCCGCTGCCGCCACCGCTTCCGCGGGCGGGCTCTCGGCACTGGGCTCGGCCCCGCCGCAGCTGTCGGCCGCCACTCCGCACGGCATCAACGACATCCTCAGCCGGCCCTCCATGCCCTTACCGGGCGCCGCGCTCGCCTCCGCCTCGCCCTCCACCTCCTCGGCGGCACCCGCCGGGCTGCTGGCCGGGCTACCCCGCTTCGGCAGCCTcagccccccgccgccgccgccgccgcccgccctcTACTTCAGCCCCGGTGCCGctgccgcagccgccgccgtgGCTGCCGGCCGCTACCCCAAGCCACTGGCCGAGCTGCCCGGCCGGACGCCCATCTTCTGGCCGGGAGTGATGCAGAGCCCGCCCTGGAGGGACGCCCGCCTCGCCTGCACCCCCCGTGAGTACCGGACACCGCAGGGCAGCAGGGGGGAGGCGGGCCCGGGGAGCCTCGCCGGGAGTTCGCTCCTGGTGCTGGTAGGCCCCTGCGCCCCAGCATCGCGACGAGTATCTCCCACGCCCAGCCACCCTCGAGCCCGCCCATGGCCGAGAGAACTGGCCTCGCTTtcgtttggtttttggtttccTAAGTTTGTGTTGGTTTATCCCTGTCCCTCGGTCTGCGCGAAACCCTTTAAAATGTCGTTTATTGCCAGCGAAAAGAGGAACCCACTCGGGGGAGGGCGACCGCGCTGCCATCTGCTTTTGCCAGCTCTGCTAGGGACTCTCGGGATCGGGACTGATTTTAGGGCCGCGCACAAACTTTCCCTGAGCAGCACGTGCCCCTTACCGCCTGCCTGCACCGGCTGCAGCTTTTCTAGAAAATGATATTGTTTGTCTACTCAGATCTTCGATACttaaagggaaaataatctGGGGGAGCCAGGAAGTTAGAGCCGCCGCGTTGTCCAGGCAGCAGTTTTGTTTCAGACATCCCCTCCCCGTCTCCCGTGGTCCCCTGAGAACGAAGTACTTTCCCAAAATCCGTAGATTAACGTGTCTCTGTCCGTgccttccctttctctcccccctccccgccaGATCAAGGCTCAATTTTGCTGGATAAGGACGGAAAGAGAAAACATACCCGACCCACTTTTTCTGGCCAGCAGATTTTCGCCCTGGAAAAGACTTTCGAGCAGACGAAATACCTGGCGGGCCCTGAGCGAGCCCGGCTGGCCTATTCGCTGGGGATGACGGAGAGCCAAGTCAAGGTGAGAGGAGTGACTCAGTCACGGAgcggtgcggggccgggggACAGCAAAGCGACGGGCTCCGACCAGGGAACAAGGGGACCCTGCCGTTGAAACCGGGCCTGCCTTGGGCAGATGGGGCTGCTGCGGGCTGGAGCGGGTGACCCCACGGACACATGGCAAGGGCTTCCCCGGCAGCTACCGGCAATTCGCCTTTCATTTCCTCACTGATGGGGCTGAGAAGGGTGTTTTAAAGCAtatcttattttaaaactaccaaataaaaaacaattaaaaacccaaaagtccccacaaaaaaacccccaacaaaacaacaaatacCTAAGCAAAAGGCCTGAACgccacggggggggggggcagtgCTAGGAAAGTGGGGGCATGGGGGGTGGAGTGGGGGTGTCAAGGTCCGCATCCTATATAAACCAGCCTTTCAGCTCCAGCCGTGCTCTGCGGCCCTGGGCTGCCAGGCAGAGACTACTCAGCTCTCTCGCCCTGTCCCACCCGGAACTCTCCGGTTTAGACTCAGAGCTGTAGGCAAAGCAGAGTTGCGAGGAGTTGGGAGACCGGGCTGAGCCCTCCCATGGGGACATTGGAGGAGGTGTTTGCTCCGCGGGTGCAAGGAGACGAGGCGGGTGCTCAGCCAGAGGGGCCCCTCAGCGGCTTTGAAGCTGATCTAGAGACCCTCCTTTGTCACTGCAAATATGTCCCAATGGCTGCGAATAAATTATTGCAGCCTCTACGGTGAAAATAACCGCCTCCTCTGGCAGCGCCCTGACACAGAATAAATGCAACTGGGTGTCTGGGGAAAGATTCAGCCCAAAACGGTTTTTCCCCCCAACCATGCCCCGAGCATAGGACAGAGAGCGCCGGGGGCCCTGCGCGGGCCCCGGGGGGGAGGGGCCGGGGGTCTGTTAGCCAGCACTGCGCGAGACCGGCgcggggatgtgtggctggtgTTGTGAAGAGCACCGTGCCGCCGGGCTTGGTTGCTTTTCGTTGACGGGGAAAATAGTCTGCTGGCCGGCGAAGCCGGGAGTGAGCACTGACACGAGGAGGCGTAGGGCAGTGGGGCGTGGGCGGCCCGACCCGACTGCGGCGGCGTGGGGCGAGCAACTGCGGGTGGCGGTAATGGTGGTGGTGACAGTGGTGGCGGGGACAGGTCTGGTTCCAGAACCGACGGACCAAGTGGCGAAAGAAGCACGCGGCGGAGATGGCGACGGCGAAGAAGAAGCAGGACTCGGAGACGGAGCGGCTGAAAGGTGCCTCGGAGAACGAGGAGGAAGACGACGACTACAATAAGCCCCTGGACCCTAATTCGGACGATGAGAAGATTACACAGCTGCTAAAGAAACACaagccggggggcggcgggctACTGCTGCACCCTCCCGAGGGGGAGGCCTCCGCCTAGCGCGTTCCGCCCGCCGCCGCTTTCGGAGATGTACAGATCTATTTTTCTAGACTCTAGGCGCCCGGGAGGAGGAGAAGCCGGAGAGTGAGAAGAGAGGACTGCGGCGGAGCGGGCCCCTGGCATGGGGACACCGCGTTATTGTAGGgtggcgggcggcgggggctgcCCCTGGGCCCGGTTCTGCTCCCGACGGTGAGGTGGCGGCCTGTTGCCGGCTCTTTGTAAATAAACCGTGAGTCACCGCAGCCATAGGCGTTCCTTACtgtgaatatttaaaatgtaaaataccttattttttttgtacagaGGGGGCTGGAGGCGCCCCTCCCCGTCCCCTGTCTCCACTCCCGCCGCCTCCTGCTCCCCACCGCTGGGCAGCACCGAGGGCACGCCGAGAGCCCTGAGACGGCCGACATCGGGGCCGCCGAAGAGAACAACGGCCGCGGCTGCCACCAGCCCCTCCCTCGGCCGAAACTGCAGCGGCCCGCGCCCTATTTATTAGGATTTTTTCAAACACTTTCCGTTACGGTCGTCGTGCTAGAGGGAGTGAGGGAGAGGGTGAAAGGATGGTATTTGCTTTCACTTACACCGTTTTCGATCAACCATGTTGAAAAAAGTAGTCGGTGGGAAGTCACAACCACTTTAAGTCCAAATATAAAATTCATTTAGTTGCTGTAATTGAATTTAAcgtgtgttttcttttgtatcatACGGAATACTCTAGAATGtaaattgtttgggttttttttaagctaataACGATGATATATCGTGATATAGCATCTTAACAGttattaatttatattaaaGATAATTCGGTttgtaaagagaagaaaagcccTTTGCAAGACCAGTTAAATGTAATGcactttctgttttaaaaaaaaaggaaaaaacaacaaaacaaaacaacgaTAAATCTATTAAACCAGTTTAAAGACGTCTGCTGCCTTCACTAAAGGGTACAGATAATCTGATCTCTCCAGAGATTAAATAATGAAACCACGGTAcaggatgaagagaaaaaaaagaagatataatTTTCAtgatctttttttaatctcagtagtagggtttgggggttttgggtttttttcttattattattatttgtttgttttgccctgttttgttttttaacgaTGTAAATTGacaacttttttctttgtggGGGGGGCGCTGAAGACGGAGACAAGTAAAATAAGCGGCGGCTTGTTTGGGGTCAGGGCTGGCGGCTCCTGCCCGCGCCGGTCCCCCCGGGAGCGGGCAGGCAGTTTCCTCCCACTCGGTCCCTGGAACGGTTCTTCTCAGACTAAATTAGGTTGTATTAACTTTTTAAGCGGCGAGCTACACAAGCTGTTATCGAGTGCAGAGTGTTATCACTATTATGGGGCAAACCCCCCTGCTTTCCGAGAAGAAAACGGTGAATAAAATAATAGCCCGGCTAAGGGTCTGGAGTAAATAGCTAAACTCAATACCGAAGCAACTGGTTTATATTGAAACTCATTATCTAGATGCCATCATTTCCATATTTAAACAGACCAGAAACAAtcgcactttttttttttccttccccccccgccccactGCAAACAGAAGCTCTGACATGAGGGAGAAAGGGGACAGCTAATCTgggggaaataaataaatatataaactaGTACTCTTCCCTGAATTTATGAATCCTTTTCTACCCGGGGAGGGTGGCGGGGTGGAACGGAACAGGGGTTTATCCCGCTTTCGGCTTAGACAATGCCGAGGCCGGGAGGAGGGAGCGAGCCCCTGTGCTGTGCGTCCTCCTCGGTGAGGCTACCCGAACTCTCCCGGTCCGGGGTGACGGGGACTGCTCATCACCCCCTCACCTCGCCCAAATCTTTCCCGACGCGTTGTaaagccaggaagggaaaaGCTGAGAGGATTCCAGAATGTCAACTCGACCCTGCCGTTACGATTTGTCCGATTTTGTCacgagaaagaaataaaaatatcaccGAGGCGGAGACGAGTCGCCGCGGGCTTCAGCCCGACCAGAGGCAGTGCAGCCTGGCCGGAGGTCGTGGCCGGGGGTCCCCGCCGGGCTGGGGCCATCCGCAGCTGCTCCGCCGCCCCCGCTCCCGCCTCCCGGCCGGTACCGGCACTATCCCATGTTTCCCCGGGCTGCCGCCAGCACTCCCCGTGCCTGCGCACCCCATCCCATTTTCCAGTTGACTGCAGAAGCTTTCCAGTTAATTTACTTCTGCCCAGAGACCTAGCTGGCCACCGGTTGGAGTTGGCACTGTCCAAGTGGAACCacggggagaaaaagaaaggccaaaaaaaaaaaaaaaaaaaccaaaccaaaaaagaagaaaaaaacccaccccagctCTGATCGCTTGGTTAGGCTGGTTTTGTCTGGGGCTCTGGAGAAAAGAGCAGGTTATTCACATGAGCTCACTGCCCTCTCTCCCGCTTTTCGGGGCAGGTTTTGGAAACCAAATCCGGCTCGGTCGAAAGACGCAGCTTCCCTCTTCACCAAGAGAGGACTTTTTGGAAGGAGGTCCAATAACGAACTTCGGGATTGCTGCCACGGACATCGCGGCTAACAATTAGGAGACGAAATGTCAGCAGGCTTCACCGGGCGTGTAGCCCTCTCCCCCCGCCCCCTTCCCATGCATGGGGCCCAGTCGAGATCAGATGTAGTTTCAGTTCAACCTTTCAAATAGGCAAGAGTTTGTTGCGTGACGGTATAAACTCATGGGTAACGACATTTAAAAAGTTCCGCACAATCGGGTCTGTAGGGATAGGCGGGACAGCAGAGAGGTTCCCTGGCAGCCGCCCGACCCTCAGGCCCCGGCCAAAATCTCCGCGGGGAGTAAGCGGCCGCTCATATGCGTGGGGAGCGACGGGCAGTCCCTGGCTAAGCGGTGATAGACCACTGCGGTCTGATCCCGACAACTTCCTTCACAACCAGCTTTTGGGTTTCATTTCTTGCTGCAACAGAGTCCTTGTGTTTGAACCCCGCTCCCTTCCGTGTGCGTTTGTGGGATTTACCGGCTCAGGGGCTGCTCTTTCTGAGTTTACCCTGACTCGGTCCTTGCCATGTGCCTTCTCTGGGGCACAGGAGGTACCGTGGGAGAAAATCCTGCGGTTATGCAATCACAGGGTGCCGaaagcagctgcttttccaACTCGGCTGCCTTGGCGAGCTGCTTGGCTACGGGAACTCGTTGCAGTCCCGCTCCAGCCTCGACGAGCATTATCGAGGggatgaaactttttttttttcctcacagaagcGGACCAGACTCAAGTCCCTGCTCAGCAACAGCCGGCGGCACCGCTGAGGAGGCGGGAGGGATTCGGGGAGAgatggagggagagggagagaggaggcaCGGGAAGGAAAATAAGACCGAGGTTCGGCCCAGTCGCATGTAGCCCTCTCCTGGCTGACAGCTGCTGCCCGCGGGAGACATGCATATGGATGCGGGACATATGGAGTGGGACAGGCTCCTCACCGCCGTGCCACAAGGTCTCGAGGCCGGCAGCCTAGACTTCGCGGGGTAGAAAGGAAAGGCTCTCCCACACGCGGCAACGGAGTGGTCGCTCGCCTATCGGGCCATGTGTGTGGGGATCCCAGTTCGTCCGCCACTGTAACCCAGTCACTGATAGGCCTTACACCAGCGCTATCACAACCCTGAGGCTTTCGAACTCTTCTTTTCCGGAAGCAAGCCCCGCACAGGGACCCCAACGTGGGCAGTAGGGGAGGCACTATTCGTATGCCAGTCGGGACAGCCGCACCATTTCAGCGAGTGCTGACCCTTCCCACCCTTCCTCTCACGCgtgttcagttttctttttgagtTCCTGAAATCTCGTTACCACTTTTCAGGGATATTAATTTGCAATGTTTCCCATATCAAGCACACGTCGTTTTGGCCCCCTTTCTCCATCCATTTGCCACTGTGATGTCGTTTCGTGAAAGACTTTCGTAATATCCCTGCTAAGTGGCCCAGGGCTTTGCTTTCTGCACTCTTTCCCCTGGGACATCAGTCGTCTCGTAATCCCAGAGAATTTGGGGATTAAAATGCAGATAGTGGGTTTGCACCTTCCGGCCATCCCTCCCCCCAGCTCGCTGCCCGTACCAACGCCATCGGGAGCGAGAAAGGGAGGCGAGAGCGAGCGATCCCGCGTTCAGAGCTGGCGTCACCGCACGCAAATTAAAAAGTCAGATGCACTGCTCCTTCCTAATTGCAGCTCCGCGTTTACCTTCTGCACCGAGAGGTATTTTCCAGAGACGTATTTCTGGCAGCCTTTACCAGCTGTCTCGAACAGTGGTTACAAATCTCTGAGGGGAATGAAAACATCTGCCGGGGAGAAGGAGGCGGCGGCTGCCGCAGGGACCGGCCGGCACATCGCACCGCACCCGCATCCGCACCGCACCCGCACCCGTACAGCACCCGCACCGCACTTGCCGGGCACCCTGCAGCAAAAAACCATGATTTATAAAAGCGAAGTTATTTATACCAGAAGAACTCCGGCAGACAGCCCCGCATCTCCGGGGGTTTCAGCCCTGTCTAGAGGGGCCAGCGGGCTACGGGGAGCGACGAGCGCTGGCCCTGCGGCAATAATCCGCTGCCACACGCCCAAGTGCATCCCTGTAATAACGTCCTCGATCATTTATTAGAAGTCGTGTCAAGCGAGCCTATATAATTCATCTTTATGCAAATACATCAATGTTAAGCCATTAGTGTATTGCTcgttttttttattaaagtgcATTCTTTTTAATTCAGCTCAGTAAAATACGAGCCCTATTGCTCAAGAATTATAGCAACTATTAGAGTAACATATGAGCAACATGcactcagaa is a window encoding:
- the NKX6-1 gene encoding homeobox protein Nkx-6.1; the protein is MLALGQMDGAPRQGAFLLGSPPLAALHSMAEMKAPLYSAYPLPAGPASSSSASASPVSASPSPPLGSPGLKAPAAATASAGGLSALGSAPPQLSAATPHGINDILSRPSMPLPGAALASASPSTSSAAPAGLLAGLPRFGSLSPPPPPPPPALYFSPGAAAAAAAVAAGRYPKPLAELPGRTPIFWPGVMQSPPWRDARLACTPHQGSILLDKDGKRKHTRPTFSGQQIFALEKTFEQTKYLAGPERARLAYSLGMTESQVKVWFQNRRTKWRKKHAAEMATAKKKQDSETERLKGASENEEEDDDYNKPLDPNSDDEKITQLLKKHKPGGGGLLLHPPEGEASA